From the genome of Phytohabitans rumicis, one region includes:
- a CDS encoding TetR/AcrR family transcriptional regulator, whose product MDRTAPLRRDAQRNRERLVAAAREVFAERGLDVALDEVARRAGVSIGTLYNRFPNRAELVAAVFADREETVVRITEHALAMPDPWAGFAHLVEQICRLQAADRGYNDLAARRVPQVATPPRGHTLMTQLIARAQDSGALRADFVLEDMMFVTWAITRTIEATSQISPNAWRRHLALILDGLRAGAAHPLPEPPLRPEQAVQLLRDR is encoded by the coding sequence GTGGACAGGACGGCACCGCTGCGCCGCGACGCACAGCGCAACCGCGAGCGGCTCGTCGCCGCCGCCCGCGAGGTGTTCGCCGAACGCGGCCTCGACGTCGCCCTCGACGAGGTGGCCCGCCGGGCCGGGGTGAGCATCGGCACGCTCTACAACCGCTTCCCCAACCGGGCCGAACTGGTCGCGGCCGTGTTCGCCGACCGCGAGGAGACCGTCGTCCGGATCACCGAGCACGCGCTGGCGATGCCCGACCCCTGGGCCGGGTTCGCGCACCTCGTGGAGCAGATCTGCCGCCTGCAGGCCGCGGACCGCGGCTACAACGACCTCGCCGCCCGGCGGGTGCCGCAGGTCGCCACCCCGCCACGCGGCCACACGCTCATGACCCAGCTCATCGCCCGCGCCCAGGACAGCGGCGCCCTGCGCGCCGACTTCGTACTCGAAGACATGATGTTCGTGACCTGGGCCATCACCCGGACCATCGAGGCCACCAGCCAGATCAGCCCGAACGCCTGGCGCCGGCACCTCGCGCTCATCCTGGACGGCCTGCGCGCCGGCGCCGCCCACCCGCTCCCCGAGCCACCACTGCGCCCCGAGCAGGCCGTTCAACTGCTCCGCGACCGCTAG
- a CDS encoding SDR family NAD(P)-dependent oxidoreductase: MIAVLGVGPGLGLSIARRFGREGHAVALVSRSDARHAAYRAELADAGIESRAYTADLTDPVAQRAVVARIADDHGGIDTVYFGPAAAGARGITPLAAADPEDVREPLENILLPAVHLVSAVLPAMLDRGAGTLLFAGGLSGLRPMPMLGNLAPASAALRMYALTLHATVADRGVYVGALTVGGLITGGDIHRTVTEQGHRMPTLDPDAIAETAWRMAAERTRPEEVFDAFASATAVAG, translated from the coding sequence GTGATTGCTGTACTTGGGGTCGGGCCCGGTCTGGGCCTGTCGATCGCCCGGCGCTTCGGCCGGGAGGGCCACGCCGTGGCGCTGGTGTCCCGGTCGGACGCGCGCCACGCGGCGTACCGCGCCGAGCTGGCGGACGCCGGCATCGAGTCCCGCGCGTACACCGCTGACCTCACCGACCCGGTCGCGCAGCGCGCCGTCGTCGCGCGCATCGCCGACGACCACGGCGGGATCGACACCGTCTACTTCGGACCCGCCGCGGCCGGCGCCCGCGGCATCACGCCACTGGCTGCCGCGGACCCCGAGGACGTACGCGAACCGCTGGAGAACATCCTGCTGCCCGCGGTGCACCTCGTGTCGGCCGTCCTGCCGGCGATGCTGGACCGGGGCGCCGGGACGCTGCTGTTCGCCGGTGGCCTCAGTGGACTGCGCCCGATGCCGATGCTGGGCAACCTCGCGCCGGCGTCGGCGGCGCTGCGGATGTACGCGCTCACGCTGCATGCGACGGTGGCGGACCGCGGCGTCTACGTCGGCGCGCTGACGGTCGGCGGCCTGATCACGGGCGGCGACATCCACCGGACGGTCACCGAGCAGGGCCACCGGATGCCGACGCTGGACCCGGACGCGATCGCGGAGACCGCCTGGCGGATGGCGGCGGAGCGCACCCGGCCGGAGGAGGTCTTCGACGCATTCGCCTCCGCCACGGCGGTAGCGGGCTAG
- a CDS encoding VOC family protein, which translates to MTSRLNPYISFDGQARQALEFYQGVFGGDLRLHTFGEYGAPESVDPNKIMHGQLEADNGFTLMGADTPPGTEHEPGNNISISLSGDDADLLRGYWAKLSGGGTVTVPLEKQMWGDEFGMCMDRFGIAWMVNIGQPPA; encoded by the coding sequence GTGACTTCTCGTCTCAACCCGTACATCAGCTTCGACGGCCAGGCGCGCCAAGCCCTGGAGTTCTACCAGGGCGTCTTCGGCGGCGACCTCCGGCTGCACACGTTCGGCGAATACGGTGCGCCCGAATCGGTGGACCCGAACAAGATCATGCACGGCCAGTTGGAAGCCGACAACGGCTTCACGCTCATGGGCGCCGACACTCCACCCGGGACGGAGCACGAGCCGGGCAACAACATCTCGATCAGCCTCAGCGGAGACGACGCCGACCTGCTGCGCGGCTACTGGGCGAAGCTCTCCGGCGGCGGCACGGTCACCGTACCCCTGGAAAAGCAGATGTGGGGCGACGAGTTCGGGATGTGCATGGATCGTTTCGGCATCGCCTGGATGGTCAACATCGGACAGCCGCCGGCCTGA
- a CDS encoding MarR family winged helix-turn-helix transcriptional regulator encodes MFRAYLRSASAVTEGLPGGHRGYQVLTAAARSAPGSQSALGKQLGIDRTVMTYLLDDLERAGLVERQPAPGDRRTRHVVATAHGQKLLDDLDARLAHAEAHLLAGLPEPDRATFKSLLCRLATHANSLDPVADACAIVEELRTL; translated from the coding sequence GTGTTCCGCGCCTACCTGCGGTCCGCGAGCGCGGTGACGGAGGGCCTGCCCGGCGGCCACCGCGGCTACCAGGTGCTGACCGCGGCGGCGCGCTCGGCGCCGGGCAGCCAGTCCGCGCTCGGCAAGCAGCTCGGGATCGACCGCACCGTGATGACGTACCTGCTCGACGACCTGGAGCGGGCCGGCCTGGTGGAGCGCCAGCCGGCGCCGGGCGACCGGCGTACCCGGCATGTGGTGGCCACGGCGCACGGCCAGAAGCTGCTCGACGACCTGGACGCCCGGCTCGCGCACGCCGAGGCGCACCTGCTCGCCGGCCTGCCCGAGCCGGACCGGGCCACCTTCAAGTCCCTGCTGTGCCGCCTGGCCACCCACGCCAACTCGCTCGACCCCGTGGCTGACGCCTGCGCGATCGTGGAGGAGCTCCGCACCCTGTGA